In one window of Bizionia sp. M204 DNA:
- the dprA gene encoding DNA-processing protein DprA gives MTDNRLLHILALQHVPFIGDITAKKLINHCGSVEAIFKEKKHHLLQIDGIGTHVIRDLFNTSHFKAAEAEMQFISESNIQCLYFMDDGYPQRLNQCIDSPILLFQVGNVSLENQRIISIVGARKITTSGIAFCNKLIEELVPFNPVIVSGFAYGTDITAQKAAIKHGLQTIGCLAHGLNQIYPKTHKKYMVDVEKNGGFFTDFWSSDPFDRNNFLKRNRVIAGVSQATIVIESAEKGGSLVTADIANSYNRDVFAVPGRTTDSQSVGCNNLIKFQKAHLLSNPLDIPYMLNWELETKQKPTIQKQLFIELEPDEQTIYNYLQTKSKEELDSIAIDCELPTYKVASLLLNMELKGVIRPLPGKLFEII, from the coding sequence ATGACCGATAATCGCTTATTACATATTTTGGCACTGCAACATGTCCCGTTTATAGGTGATATTACGGCTAAAAAGCTCATTAATCATTGTGGTTCGGTGGAAGCTATTTTTAAAGAGAAAAAACACCATCTCCTTCAAATTGATGGGATTGGCACCCATGTAATTCGGGATTTATTTAATACAAGTCATTTTAAAGCTGCCGAAGCGGAAATGCAGTTTATTTCTGAAAGCAATATTCAGTGCTTGTATTTTATGGATGACGGCTATCCACAACGATTAAATCAATGTATAGATAGTCCTATTTTGTTATTCCAAGTGGGAAATGTGAGTTTAGAAAACCAACGTATTATTAGTATTGTTGGTGCCAGAAAAATTACGACTTCTGGGATTGCCTTTTGCAATAAGTTAATTGAAGAACTCGTACCTTTTAATCCCGTTATAGTTTCCGGTTTCGCCTACGGAACGGATATTACGGCACAAAAAGCAGCTATAAAACACGGTTTGCAAACCATAGGATGTTTGGCTCATGGCTTAAATCAGATTTATCCAAAAACACATAAAAAGTATATGGTAGATGTCGAGAAAAATGGCGGGTTTTTTACTGATTTTTGGAGTTCGGATCCGTTTGATAGAAATAATTTTTTAAAACGAAATCGGGTAATTGCTGGTGTGAGTCAGGCAACTATAGTTATAGAATCGGCCGAAAAAGGAGGTAGTTTGGTAACAGCCGATATTGCCAATTCTTATAATCGCGATGTTTTTGCCGTTCCAGGACGCACAACGGATAGCCAAAGTGTGGGTTGTAATAATTTAATAAAATTTCAGAAAGCCCACTTATTATCCAATCCGTTGGATATTCCGTATATGTTAAATTGGGAATTGGAAACCAAGCAGAAACCTACCATTCAAAAACAGTTGTTTATAGAACTGGAGCCGGACGAACAAACCATTTATAATTACCTACAAACGAAATCTAAAGAAGAATTAGATAGTATTGCCATAGATTGTGAATTGCCAACATATAAAGTGGCAAGTTTATTACTAAACATGGAATTAAAAGGGGTTATTAGACCGTTGCCTGGAAAGTTATTTGAGATTATCTAA
- a CDS encoding SPOR domain-containing protein, which produces MQLEPYISDLLYRYECVTVPEFGSFLTRKTSATIHETTHAFYPPKKVLSFNEQIQENDGLLARYIADVEKIPYEEASKKIKKRVKYLKSYLVEGETIAFENIGSLSLNNEGKMLFEPSYSFNYLTDAFGLSQFTSPEVTRETYKETVEAIEKVVPIAVTPQRRQSRGYLKYAAVGLIALTIGGFAASNYYVNQIETHNQLAQEEANTQLENKIQEATFVINNPLPAVTLNVKKQYGNYHIIAGAFRVEENSDKKVDQLKDLGYAARKIGTNKYGLHEVVYASYEDRLEALQALRDVKKTHNKDAWLLVKAIEE; this is translated from the coding sequence ATGCAATTAGAACCTTACATAAGCGATTTACTTTACCGTTACGAATGTGTGACTGTCCCTGAATTTGGCTCGTTTTTAACACGAAAAACGTCAGCAACAATTCATGAAACAACACATGCTTTTTATCCACCAAAAAAGGTGTTATCTTTTAATGAGCAAATTCAAGAAAATGATGGTTTATTAGCACGTTACATTGCTGATGTTGAGAAAATCCCGTACGAAGAAGCTTCTAAAAAAATTAAAAAACGCGTAAAATACTTAAAATCCTATTTAGTTGAAGGTGAAACTATTGCTTTTGAAAACATTGGTAGTTTATCATTAAACAACGAAGGAAAAATGTTATTTGAACCATCCTATAGTTTTAACTATTTAACGGATGCGTTTGGTTTATCTCAATTTACTTCTCCTGAAGTTACGCGTGAAACTTATAAAGAAACGGTAGAAGCTATTGAAAAAGTAGTACCTATTGCTGTAACACCACAAAGGCGCCAATCGCGTGGCTATTTAAAATATGCTGCTGTTGGTTTAATTGCTTTAACTATTGGTGGTTTTGCAGCTTCTAATTATTATGTGAATCAGATTGAAACACATAATCAATTAGCACAAGAGGAAGCCAACACCCAATTGGAAAATAAAATTCAAGAAGCGACATTTGTCATTAATAATCCATTGCCGGCTGTTACACTTAACGTGAAAAAGCAGTATGGTAATTATCATATTATTGCTGGTGCTTTCCGTGTGGAAGAAAACAGCGATAAAAAGGTGGATCAACTGAAAGACTTGGGTTATGCAGCTCGTAAAATCGGCACCAATAAATACGGTTTACACGAAGTGGTTTATGCAAGTTATGAAGACCGACTAGAAGCGCTTCAAGCCTTACGTGACGTTAAAAAAACGCATAATAAAGACGCTTGGTTGTTGGTGAAGGCTATTGAGGAGTAG
- a CDS encoding GIY-YIG nuclease family protein encodes MKLSYVYILHCADDSYYTGVTSNIEKRFLEHQTGKHLDSYTFKRRPLTLVFYAEFTDIRLAIQSEKQIKKWSRVKKEALINGEFEKLPNLARKKFN; translated from the coding sequence GTGAAACTATCATACGTCTACATATTACATTGTGCTGACGACTCCTATTACACAGGTGTTACTTCCAATATAGAAAAACGCTTTTTAGAACATCAAACAGGCAAACATCTTGATAGCTATACTTTTAAAAGACGACCGTTGACGCTCGTTTTTTATGCAGAATTCACAGATATTCGATTAGCCATTCAAAGTGAAAAGCAAATTAAAAAATGGTCACGCGTAAAGAAAGAAGCCTTAATAAACGGTGAATTTGAAAAACTACCGAATTTAGCTAGAAAGAAATTTAATTGA
- a CDS encoding acyl-CoA thioesterase — MTPKTPEQSKTIMTDLVLPSETNPLNNLFGGELLARMDRAASIAARRHSRRIVVTASVNHVAFNRSVPLGSVVTVEAKVSRAFKTSMEVFLDVWIEDRESGIRDKANEAIYTFVAVDETGRPIQVPEIEPETKLEKERYAAALRRKQLSLVLAGKMKPNDATELKALFQ, encoded by the coding sequence ATGACACCGAAAACACCAGAACAATCCAAAACCATTATGACCGACTTGGTACTACCAAGCGAAACCAATCCACTTAATAATTTATTTGGAGGCGAACTATTAGCGCGTATGGATCGTGCTGCTAGTATTGCTGCAAGACGTCATAGTCGCCGTATTGTGGTTACTGCTTCTGTAAACCATGTGGCTTTTAACCGTTCCGTACCTTTAGGCAGTGTGGTGACTGTTGAAGCTAAAGTATCTCGCGCGTTTAAAACCTCTATGGAGGTGTTCTTGGACGTTTGGATTGAAGACCGTGAATCTGGCATACGCGATAAAGCAAACGAAGCTATTTACACCTTTGTAGCCGTTGATGAAACTGGACGACCAATTCAAGTACCAGAAATTGAACCTGAAACCAAATTAGAAAAAGAACGCTACGCAGCAGCCTTAAGACGTAAACAATTGAGTTTGGTTTTAGCTGGAAAAATGAAACCGAATGATGCTACGGAATTGAAGGCGTTGTTTCAGTAG
- a CDS encoding murein hydrolase activator EnvC, which produces MIKPTQTYSLVLGFLLMSVLGFSQSKKQQELEERRQALRTEIKQINELLFKDKTKQKSQISLIEDVNYRVNVRKNLIQVTNQQANLLTREINDNQNKITELRDELETLKASYAKMIETSYKSKSEQSRVMFLLSSTNFKQAYKRVQYLNQYANYQKEQGESIKAKTAELQETNTDLLRQKADKQKLIEENRVAQRELEKELVQHRELMASITQNLTNYTAQIKKKQREADQIDREIEKIIREAIAASNKKAGKKTTASSGFALTPEAAALAKDFVSNKGKLLWPVEKGVVKVRYGKQPSPLVPSVMIQSTGVRIATEKNAQVRAVFNGEVLRVISSKNGNPTLLIQHGNYITAYSNMAKIYVKKGDKVSTKQPVGEVFTNPANGETILSFSVFKETKTVNPAEWIYRM; this is translated from the coding sequence ATGATAAAACCAACGCAAACATATTCTCTAGTATTAGGATTTCTTTTGATGTCTGTTTTAGGCTTTTCGCAAAGTAAAAAGCAACAGGAATTAGAAGAGCGTAGGCAAGCTTTACGTACCGAAATTAAACAAATTAACGAGTTACTGTTTAAGGATAAAACCAAACAGAAATCGCAAATATCGTTGATTGAAGATGTGAATTACCGCGTAAATGTGCGTAAAAATCTCATTCAGGTTACCAATCAGCAAGCCAATTTATTAACGCGAGAAATAAACGACAATCAAAATAAAATTACCGAATTACGGGATGAATTGGAAACACTAAAAGCCAGTTATGCCAAAATGATTGAAACATCGTACAAAAGCAAAAGTGAGCAAAGTCGCGTGATGTTTTTATTATCGTCCACTAATTTCAAGCAAGCCTATAAACGTGTTCAATATTTAAATCAGTATGCTAATTACCAGAAGGAGCAAGGCGAATCTATAAAAGCCAAAACCGCAGAACTTCAAGAAACCAACACCGATTTATTAAGGCAAAAAGCGGACAAACAAAAGCTGATTGAAGAAAACCGCGTTGCACAGCGTGAACTAGAAAAGGAGCTTGTTCAGCATAGGGAGTTAATGGCTTCTATAACTCAAAATTTAACGAATTATACCGCTCAAATAAAGAAAAAGCAACGTGAAGCTGATCAGATTGATCGTGAGATAGAAAAAATTATTCGCGAAGCTATTGCCGCATCCAACAAAAAAGCGGGGAAAAAAACAACCGCATCTAGTGGTTTTGCCTTAACACCAGAAGCAGCAGCTTTAGCCAAAGATTTTGTTTCTAATAAAGGTAAATTATTATGGCCTGTTGAAAAAGGGGTTGTTAAAGTCCGTTATGGAAAACAACCGTCTCCATTGGTGCCAAGTGTTATGATACAAAGTACAGGCGTCCGTATTGCTACCGAAAAAAATGCCCAAGTACGGGCTGTTTTTAATGGCGAAGTATTGCGTGTTATTTCCTCCAAAAACGGAAACCCAACCTTATTAATTCAGCATGGTAATTATATTACAGCCTATTCTAATATGGCCAAAATATATGTAAAAAAGGGCGATAAGGTAAGCACCAAGCAACCCGTTGGCGAAGTATTTACTAATCCAGCCAACGGCGAAACCATTTTGAGTTTTAGTGTTTTTAAAGAAACAAAAACGGTCAATCCTGCGGAATGGATTTATAGGATGTAA
- a CDS encoding DUF4292 domain-containing protein — protein sequence MNKTRHISWLVTLLFLVVMSCKSTATLTSGEANLTLSKKDVLKAHQKSTPDFKTMQAKVRVVYTEGTKSQTHTVNLRMEADKTIWINSALNLIRVMITPEKVQFYNKLDNTYFDGDFSYLSDLLGTELDYHKVQNLLLGNAIFNLDKNNYNMSIYEDAYLFQPKEQIALFELFYIVNASHFKMNSQQLQQPRESRFLQVDYLNYQIIDKQSLPEQLKIIALEGDDETIIELEIKSVSLNEEVRFPFKIPSGFDKIDLK from the coding sequence ATGAATAAAACACGTCATATTTCATGGCTCGTAACGCTCTTATTTTTGGTGGTTATGAGTTGTAAGTCAACCGCCACACTAACGTCTGGTGAAGCCAATTTAACACTTTCCAAAAAAGATGTTTTAAAAGCACATCAAAAAAGTACACCTGATTTTAAAACCATGCAAGCCAAAGTTCGTGTGGTTTATACGGAAGGCACCAAGTCACAAACACATACGGTAAATTTGCGTATGGAAGCGGATAAAACCATTTGGATAAATTCGGCTTTAAACTTAATTCGAGTGATGATAACGCCAGAAAAAGTGCAGTTTTATAACAAACTGGATAATACGTATTTTGATGGCGATTTTAGTTATTTAAGTGATTTGTTAGGTACGGAATTGGATTACCATAAAGTCCAGAATTTACTCTTAGGTAATGCCATTTTCAATTTAGATAAAAACAACTATAACATGTCTATTTATGAAGACGCGTATTTGTTTCAACCCAAAGAACAAATAGCGCTTTTCGAGTTGTTTTATATTGTTAATGCATCTCATTTTAAGATGAATTCCCAACAGTTGCAACAACCAAGAGAATCCCGATTTTTGCAAGTCGATTATTTAAATTATCAAATTATTGATAAACAAAGTTTACCAGAACAATTAAAAATAATAGCTTTGGAAGGTGACGATGAAACCATTATTGAATTGGAAATAAAATCGGTTAGTTTGAATGAAGAAGTACGATTTCCGTTTAAAATTCCTTCAGGATTTGATAAAATTGACTTAAAGTAA
- a CDS encoding lipopolysaccharide assembly protein LapB, with translation MKQKLKIVFFFFGMLCIPQTNYAQIDYNKINQDDLGDVEDLQQEYFFEALKQKGIENYDRAAKALLKCIELDDSKSVYYYELGKNYNKLKNFGAAEDALKDAVKMEPDNEWYLDELYEVYAQQDDYDKAIKVVKQLVQYHPDYKEDLATLYVKTKNYKNALKVLDEMDAELGISMTRDVIRNQIYEITGKKEEQIENLEDRVEGNPDDETNYLALIYRYSENNEKDKAFETAKKLLEVKPNSQLAHLALYKFYVEENNAEEAIASMKIVIQSPQIKPEAKMMVLSDFVNFVSENPEYEADLIEATALVTEDKKGTSSLEVAQYYLKKGDKDKALSYYQKALEKDSDNFGITRNILLLHIDLKDYEKAQTMSASALNKYPSQPIFYLVNGVALNELKKPKEAIETLEMGLDYIIDDNKMQADFYKQLSIAHTQLNNTNKAKTFIDKAQQLESSN, from the coding sequence ATGAAACAAAAGTTAAAAATAGTTTTCTTTTTCTTCGGAATGTTATGCATACCGCAGACAAACTATGCACAAATAGATTATAATAAAATCAATCAAGATGATTTAGGTGATGTAGAAGATTTACAGCAAGAGTATTTCTTTGAGGCCTTAAAACAAAAAGGGATTGAGAACTATGATCGGGCGGCAAAAGCGCTACTTAAGTGTATTGAATTAGACGATTCTAAATCCGTTTACTATTACGAGTTAGGAAAAAATTATAACAAGCTTAAAAATTTTGGCGCTGCAGAAGATGCGCTTAAAGATGCCGTTAAAATGGAACCCGATAACGAGTGGTATTTGGATGAACTTTATGAAGTGTACGCCCAACAAGACGATTATGACAAAGCCATAAAAGTCGTGAAGCAACTGGTGCAATATCATCCAGATTATAAAGAAGATTTAGCAACCCTATACGTTAAAACCAAAAACTATAAAAATGCGTTAAAAGTCTTGGATGAAATGGATGCCGAACTTGGCATTTCCATGACACGAGATGTCATAAGAAATCAGATTTATGAAATTACCGGTAAAAAAGAAGAACAAATAGAGAATTTGGAAGATCGTGTGGAAGGTAATCCAGATGACGAAACCAATTATCTAGCGTTAATTTATCGCTATAGTGAAAATAACGAAAAAGATAAAGCCTTTGAAACCGCTAAAAAACTATTAGAAGTTAAACCCAATTCGCAATTAGCACATTTGGCACTGTACAAGTTTTATGTCGAAGAAAATAATGCAGAAGAAGCAATTGCGTCTATGAAAATAGTTATTCAAAGTCCACAAATAAAACCAGAAGCAAAAATGATGGTGTTATCAGATTTTGTAAATTTTGTTTCTGAAAATCCAGAATATGAAGCCGATTTAATTGAAGCTACAGCTCTTGTTACCGAAGATAAAAAAGGAACATCCTCATTGGAAGTTGCGCAATATTATCTTAAAAAAGGGGATAAAGACAAAGCCTTATCGTATTACCAAAAAGCATTGGAAAAAGATTCTGATAACTTTGGGATTACCAGAAATATTTTATTGCTTCACATAGATTTAAAAGACTACGAAAAAGCGCAAACCATGAGTGCTTCGGCATTAAATAAATATCCATCGCAACCTATTTTCTATTTGGTTAATGGTGTGGCCTTAAACGAACTTAAAAAACCAAAAGAAGCCATAGAAACGTTAGAAATGGGTCTAGATTATATTATTGATGACAACAAAATGCAAGCCGATTTCTACAAACAATTAAGCATAGCACACACCCAATTAAACAATACAAACAAGGCAAAAACGTTTATAGATAAAGCCCAACAACTAGAGTCCTCCAATTAA
- a CDS encoding sugar phosphate nucleotidyltransferase translates to MKIIVPMAGRGSRLRPHSLTVPKPLIPVAGEPIVHRLVKDIVKVLNQPVEEIAFVLGDAAWFGDDVISSLKALAASLGAKASIYRQDEPLGTGHAIMCAKDSLSGPTVIAYADTLIRADFKLDQEADSVIWVKKVDKPEAFGVVKLNDNKEIVELVEKPKFFVSDLAVIGIYYFKEVSVLKEALQFVLDNNIVNGGEYQINDGIKRMMADGKVFKTGQVEEWMDCGNKAVTVETNARMLGFLEKDGEELIASDLKIQNSKIIQPCFIGENVVLKDSTIGPNVSIGNNCTIEASTVKNSLIQNHTSIKNANLDEAMIGNHVTFNGEFSKISIGDYSVLE, encoded by the coding sequence ATGAAAATAATAGTACCCATGGCAGGACGAGGTTCTCGTTTGCGGCCACATAGTTTAACAGTACCAAAACCATTAATACCCGTTGCTGGAGAACCTATTGTTCACAGATTGGTAAAAGATATTGTAAAAGTTTTAAACCAACCCGTTGAAGAAATTGCCTTTGTATTAGGCGATGCTGCATGGTTTGGTGATGATGTTATTAGCAGTTTAAAAGCTTTAGCAGCCTCTTTAGGCGCCAAAGCATCTATTTACCGTCAAGATGAACCGTTAGGGACAGGTCATGCCATTATGTGTGCTAAAGACTCCTTATCGGGACCAACCGTTATTGCGTATGCTGATACCTTAATTCGTGCCGATTTTAAACTAGATCAAGAAGCAGATTCGGTTATTTGGGTTAAAAAAGTAGATAAACCTGAAGCCTTTGGAGTTGTAAAACTGAATGATAATAAAGAAATCGTTGAGCTGGTTGAAAAACCAAAGTTCTTTGTGAGCGATTTAGCCGTTATTGGCATATACTACTTTAAAGAAGTCAGCGTTTTAAAAGAAGCCTTGCAATTCGTATTAGATAATAATATTGTTAATGGTGGCGAATATCAAATTAACGATGGTATTAAACGTATGATGGCAGATGGAAAAGTCTTTAAAACAGGTCAAGTGGAGGAGTGGATGGACTGCGGAAATAAAGCTGTTACCGTTGAAACAAACGCACGCATGCTAGGATTTTTAGAAAAAGATGGCGAGGAATTAATAGCATCCGATTTAAAAATTCAAAACTCTAAAATCATTCAACCTTGTTTTATTGGTGAAAATGTTGTGCTTAAGGATTCTACTATTGGCCCAAATGTATCTATTGGAAATAATTGTACTATTGAAGCATCAACCGTTAAAAATAGCTTAATTCAGAATCATACCTCTATAAAAAATGCTAATTTAGACGAAGCTATGATTGGAAATCATGTAACTTTTAATGGCGAATTCAGCAAAATAAGTATCGGTGATTATTCGGTTTTGGAGTAA
- the dut gene encoding dUTP diphosphatase encodes MTIKIINKSNHALPHYETIASAGMDLRANLSESRVLKPLERSIVGTGLFIELPVGVEAQVRPRSGLAAKKGITVLNAPGTIDADYRGEIGVILVNLSNEDFTIENGERIAQLVIAKHERAEWMTVNELSETDRGAGGFGSTGTK; translated from the coding sequence ATGACAATTAAAATAATCAACAAATCTAATCACGCATTACCACACTATGAAACCATAGCTTCCGCTGGAATGGATTTACGAGCCAATTTATCAGAGTCTAGAGTTTTAAAACCTCTAGAACGAAGCATTGTTGGCACTGGTCTTTTTATAGAGTTGCCAGTGGGTGTTGAAGCGCAGGTACGACCACGCAGCGGATTAGCGGCTAAAAAAGGAATTACGGTTTTAAATGCACCAGGAACTATTGATGCCGATTATCGTGGCGAAATTGGCGTAATTCTTGTCAATCTTTCCAACGAAGATTTTACTATAGAAAATGGCGAACGTATAGCACAATTAGTCATAGCCAAACACGAACGTGCCGAATGGATGACCGTTAATGAATTATCTGAAACCGATAGAGGAGCAGGTGGTTTTGGAAGTACAGGGACTAAATAA
- a CDS encoding oligosaccharide flippase family protein, which translates to MGTIKTFFKDTIIYGLATVLPRLMNFILVPLHTSKLVTSSYSDNTTFYVYAAFFNVLLTYGMETAFFRFFNISKEKDKVFSTTLISLTVTTILFLIAVVIFNEQLADLVNLNQTYFNLLIGVLALDALVVAPFAYLRATGRPIKFTAIKLSNIAVYVVLNYFFLWVIPKFNISFPGYNANDLVQYIFIANLCASITTLLLLAPYFFKTKLQFSKTIFKQMLNYGWPIMVAGLAYVINENFDKWLLPELLGKSINGAYSGCYKIAVFMTIFIQAFRLGAEPFFFNHAKELNAKETYAKIMKYFVICGSLMFVFTVAFLNIFKELIVSDPSYWIAIDIVPIVLLANLFLGIYFNLAIWYKLTDKTRYGMYFSLIGAIITIAFNYLMIPRIGFMASAWATLAAYGSMMLVSYQIGKKHYPVPYDIMRIGSYLVLSTVISAVSYYRFNENYYVSTILVLVFLGIVYISERKDIKQLLKS; encoded by the coding sequence TTGGGTACTATAAAAACCTTCTTTAAGGATACAATTATTTATGGTTTGGCAACAGTCCTGCCCAGACTCATGAATTTTATTTTAGTACCACTTCATACTAGTAAACTAGTTACTTCTAGCTATTCTGACAATACAACCTTTTATGTTTATGCCGCTTTTTTCAATGTATTATTGACATACGGGATGGAAACTGCTTTTTTTAGGTTTTTTAATATAAGCAAAGAAAAAGATAAAGTGTTTTCAACAACGCTTATTAGTTTGACAGTAACCACTATTTTGTTTCTAATAGCTGTGGTTATTTTTAATGAGCAATTGGCAGACTTGGTTAATTTAAACCAAACGTATTTTAATTTGTTAATTGGTGTGCTAGCTTTAGATGCGCTTGTTGTTGCGCCATTTGCCTATTTAAGAGCCACAGGAAGGCCTATTAAATTTACAGCCATTAAACTATCCAATATTGCCGTTTACGTGGTATTAAATTATTTTTTCCTTTGGGTAATACCTAAATTTAATATATCGTTTCCTGGTTACAACGCTAATGATTTGGTGCAGTATATTTTCATAGCTAATTTGTGTGCTAGTATAACAACACTTTTATTACTAGCACCTTACTTCTTTAAAACAAAGCTACAATTCAGTAAAACTATTTTCAAGCAAATGCTTAATTATGGTTGGCCTATTATGGTAGCAGGATTAGCCTACGTCATCAATGAGAATTTTGATAAATGGTTATTGCCAGAACTCCTTGGTAAATCTATAAATGGCGCTTACAGCGGTTGTTATAAAATTGCTGTATTCATGACTATTTTTATTCAAGCGTTCCGATTGGGCGCTGAACCTTTTTTCTTTAACCATGCTAAAGAGCTAAATGCCAAGGAAACCTATGCCAAAATCATGAAGTACTTTGTTATTTGTGGTAGCTTAATGTTTGTATTTACGGTCGCCTTTCTCAATATTTTTAAAGAACTCATTGTTAGTGATCCATCCTATTGGATTGCTATAGATATTGTTCCTATTGTACTTTTAGCAAACTTGTTTTTAGGTATTTATTTCAATTTAGCCATTTGGTATAAGCTTACGGATAAAACGCGATATGGAATGTATTTTTCATTAATAGGCGCTATTATAACAATTGCTTTTAACTATTTAATGATTCCGCGTATTGGGTTTATGGCATCAGCTTGGGCAACTTTAGCAGCCTATGGAAGTATGATGTTAGTCTCTTACCAAATAGGAAAAAAACACTATCCTGTTCCCTATGATATTATGAGAATTGGGAGTTATTTAGTGCTATCAACCGTAATTTCAGCTGTTTCATATTATAGATTTAATGAGAATTACTACGTGAGTACTATTTTAGTTTTAGTATTTTTGGGAATCGTTTATATATCAGAACGAAAAGATATTAAGCAATTATTAAAATCATAA